The Streptomyces sp. NBC_00576 genome contains the following window.
CCGTCGAAGCGCACCTTGGGCTGGTAGTGCAGCTCGACCTCGTGCGCGTCGAGCGCGCGCCGCAGGTCGCCCAGCAGGCCCAGCCGGTCCGGGGTGTTGGAGTCCCGCTTGATCTCGTACACCTCGACGCCCGTGCGGTCCCGCTTCGCCTGGTACATCGCGACGTCCGCGCGCCGCAGCAGCCCCTCCGCGTCGAGCGCGTGGTCGGGGAAGACGGCGAGGCCCGCGCTGGCCTCCAGGACGAGGGTGAGTCCGTCGAGGTCGAGCGGGGAGCCGAGCACGGCGACCAGGTTGCGGGCGACGCGGGTGGCAGACGTCGTGGAGTCGACGACCGGCAGTAAGACGGCGAACTCGTCGCCGCCGAGCCGCGCGGCCTCGGCGCCACGCGGCAGGGCGAGGCGCAGCCGGTCCGCTATCTGGAGGAGGAGGCGGTCACCGGCGAGGTGGCCCAGTGTGTCGTTGACGGACCGGAAGCGGTCGAGGTCTATGAGCATCAACGCGGCCCGCGCATCGATGCGTTCGGCATCGTCGAGGGCCGTCCAGGTCCGTTCCAGGAGCCACTGTCTGTTGGGCAGTCCGGTCAGCGGGTCGCGCAGTTGTTCCTCGGCCCGGGCCCTGGCTATCCACAGGGTGGAGTCGAGAGCGATGAGAGGGATGGCGAACAGCGGCAGCAGGATCGGCAGGGCGACGGCGACGACGCAGATCAGCGGCGCGATGGCCAGCAGCGCGATAGCGACCAGGCCCTGTCTGACCAGGGCGGAGCGGGCGACCGTGGGCAGTCCTCCGCGCGGGGTGTGCAGATACCAGAGCAGGGTGCGGGTGAGCCCGAGGTAGGTGACCGCGATCAGCATCACCTCGGGTGCCGTGTAGACGCTCCAGGTCATCGGGTCCCACGGTGACTCGACGGACGGGATCCGGCCGAACGCGGCGAGCACCAGCGCGCCGGCGCCGATGCCGAGGATGTCCACCGAGCCGTGCAGGATGCCCTGCCGCCAGCGGTGGCGCCGGGCTATGCCGACCAGGACGACGACGGTGAGGCTGACCATGCCGGCCGGCACCCACCCGTACAGCAGCAGTACGGCGAGGGTGAGGGCGGAGCCCGATCCGGTGCCGCCCCACCAGCGGGCGCGGCCGAGGGCGACGAGGTGGCCGACGATGACACCGGTGAGCACGGCGAAGGCCCAGCCGACGGTGCCGGAGGGGAAGAGCGCGCTGTGGCCGGTGAAGCCGCGATAGAAGCCTGCGCCCAGGACGAACCCGGCCGACGCGACGACCGCCGCGGGCAGCGCGGGCCAGGACAGCTGGCGTGCGGGGTCATGGGCGTGCAGGTGGGCGACGCGTTCCTCGGCGGTGAGGTGGGCCGTCAGCGGGGTCGACACCCTGCTGTCGGCGACGATGCGCTGCCCCGTGCCGCCGCTCCCACCCGTCCTGCCCGCCGGTCCGGTCGTACCTACGCCGATACCCGCCCGGTCCAGGAACCGTGCCGTCCGGCGGGCCGCACCCTGTTCCCGGCCCGGCTCGGGGCGGCCCGCGAGGAGGCCGGAACCCCAACGCCAGAAGCCGGATATCCGGCTTCGGCGCAGCCTTGAGGGAGGGGCGGCGCTATCGGTCGGTTCCATTCCCGTCCCTCTCACAGCCGGCGGTGCCCACGCCACGCGGTCCGCTGTCCGTCAACCGTCAACAGCACCGCGTCCGAAACCGCATCCGGGCACGGCAGGCGCATACGTCAACAGTAGGCCGCAGAAGGCTTCCACGTGCAGCAGTCGTCGACGGTTGCCCGAATGCGACCGGCCACCCGTATGCATCTGGTATGCGCCGATCGGGTGGTCTTCAACCCCTGTTCCTCCCCTGTTCCTCCCCTATTCCTGGTGCGGAAGCGCTGCTTCGGCCGCTGCCTCGGGCCCCTGTTCGAGTAGGACGGCGAAGCCGTCCTCGTTCAGAACAGGCACCTTCAACTGCATGGCCTTGTCGAACTTCGAACCAGGATTGTCACCCACAACCACGAAAGACGTCTTCTTCGAAACAGAACCGGTCACCTTTGCTCCACGGCTCTGCAGCGCCTCCTTCGCGCCGTCCCGGGTGTGGTGTTCGAGGGTGCCGGTCACGACGACGGTGAGCCCTTCGAGCGGGCGCGGCCCCTCGTCCTCACCGGAGCCCTCCTCCTCCATCCGGACTCCGGCGGCCCGCCACTTGCGCAGGATCTCCTGGTGCCAGTCCACCGCGAACCACTCCTTGAGCGAGGCCGCGATGATCGGGCCGACCCCGTCCGTGGTCGCCAACTCCTCCTCGGAGGCCTGCTCAATGCGCTCGATCGAGCGGAATTCACGGGCCAGCGCCTCGGCGGCGACCGGACCGACATGCCGGATCGACAGACCGGTGATGATCCGGGCCAGCGGACGCTCCTTGGCGGCGGCGATGTTGGCGAGCATCGAGACCGCGTTCTTCCTGGGCTCGCCCTCCTGGTTGGCGAAGACCGTCACGATCTTCTCCTCGCCGGTCTTCGGGTCACGCTTGGGCAGCCCGCTGTCCTGGTCCAGGACGTACGCCTTGATCGGCAGCAGCCGCTCGATGGTGAGGTCGAAGAGGTCGCCCTCGTCGACGAGCGGCGGCTCGGCCGGCTCCAGCGGCTTGGTGAGCGCGGCGGCGGCCACGTAACCGAAGTTCTCGATGTCGAGGCACTTGCGCCCGCCGAGATAGAACAGCCGCTCCCTCAACTGGGCCGGGCAGCTCTGTCCGTTGGGGCAGCGAAGGTCGACGTCGGCCTCCTTCATGGGCCGCAGCGGCGTACCGCACTCGGGGCACTCGGCCGGCATCTCGAAGGGCTTCTCCGTGCCGTCGCGCAGGTCGGCGACCGGGCCGAGGATCTCCGGAATCACGTCACCGGCCTTGCGCAGCACCACGGTGTCGCCGATGAGTACGCCCTTGGCCTTGACGACGTCCTGGTTGTGCAGGGTGGCGAACTCGACCTCCGAGCCGGCCACCGTGACCGGTTCGACCTGCGCGTACGGCGTGACCCTGCCCGTACGCCCCACGCCCACGCGGATGTTGATGAGCTTGGTGTTGACCTCCTCGGGCGCGTACTTCCAGGCGATCGCCCAGCGCGGGGCGCGCGAGGTCGAGCCGAGGCGGCCCTGGAGCGGGATCTCGTCGAGCTTGACGACGACCCCATCGATCTCGTGCTCCACGGAGTGCCGGTTCTCGCCGTAGTACGCGATGAACTCCCGTACGCCGTCGAGGTCGTCGACCTGCTTCGCGTACCGCGTGGTCGGCAGGCCCCACTCGTGGAGGAGTTTGTACGCCTCGGAGAGGCGGGTCAGCGGGTCGTAGCCCTCCAGGGCGCCGATGCCGTGAACCACCATGTGCAGCGGGCGCGTGGCGGTGACGCGCGGGTCCTTCTGGCGGAGCGAACCGGCCGCCGCGTTGCGCGGGTTGGCGAACGGCTTGTCACCGCCCTCCACCAGGCGGGCGTTCAGCTCCTCGAACTTCTCCATCGGGAAGTAGACCTCGCCGCGGATCTCCACCAGGTCCGGGACGCGTCCACCCGTCAGCCGATCCGGGATCTCGGCGATCGTCCGCACGTTGGGCGTGATGTCCTCGCCGGTGCGGCCGTCGCCGCGGGTCGCCGCGCGCGTGAGACGCCCGTTCTCGTACGTCAGGTTGACGGCGAGGCCGTCGACCTTCAGCTCGCACAGGAAGTGGTGCTCGGATGCGCCGACGTCCTTGTGGACGCGCTCCGCCCACGCCGCCAGTTCCAGGTCGTCGAAGGCGTTGTCGAGGGAGAGCATGCGCGAGCGGTGCTCGACCGACGTGAAGTCCGTCTCGTACGCCCCCGAGACCTTCTGGGTCGGGGAGTCGGGAGTGCGCAGCTCCGGATGCTCCTCCTCCAGCGCCTCCAGGGTGCGCAGGAGCTTGTCGAACTCCGCGTCGCTGACGACGGGAGCGTCGTTCACGTAGTACCGGAAGCGGTGCTCCTCGATGCGCTCGGCGAGCTGGGCGTGCCTGTCGCGCGCCTCGGCGGGCACCGATGTGGTCTGTGCGTGCTGTTCGCCGGCCACCGTATTGTCCTCCCGTTACTCTGGGTTGTCCGCGAGTGATCTCGCCGCCTGGACGCAGTGGGCGAGCGCCTGTCGTGCGTACTGCGGGGAAGCGCCCGCGAGTCCGCACGACGGAGTGATCGTGACCGCCTCCGCGAGAAGCCCCGGATGCAGCCCCAGCCTGCGCCACAACGACCTGACCCCACTGACGCTACCGGCAGGGTCTGACAATGGGCCGTCCGTGCCCGGCACGACACCGGCGAACAGGCGCGTACCGCCTTCCACCGCCTCACCGATCACGTCGTCGTCACGCTCGGTGAGAAGTGCGAAGTCGAAGGAGACGGCGGCGGCACCGGCTCTGCG
Protein-coding sequences here:
- a CDS encoding putative bifunctional diguanylate cyclase/phosphodiesterase; amino-acid sequence: MEPTDSAAPPSRLRRSRISGFWRWGSGLLAGRPEPGREQGAARRTARFLDRAGIGVGTTGPAGRTGGSGGTGQRIVADSRVSTPLTAHLTAEERVAHLHAHDPARQLSWPALPAAVVASAGFVLGAGFYRGFTGHSALFPSGTVGWAFAVLTGVIVGHLVALGRARWWGGTGSGSALTLAVLLLYGWVPAGMVSLTVVVLVGIARRHRWRQGILHGSVDILGIGAGALVLAAFGRIPSVESPWDPMTWSVYTAPEVMLIAVTYLGLTRTLLWYLHTPRGGLPTVARSALVRQGLVAIALLAIAPLICVVAVALPILLPLFAIPLIALDSTLWIARARAEEQLRDPLTGLPNRQWLLERTWTALDDAERIDARAALMLIDLDRFRSVNDTLGHLAGDRLLLQIADRLRLALPRGAEAARLGGDEFAVLLPVVDSTTSATRVARNLVAVLGSPLDLDGLTLVLEASAGLAVFPDHALDAEGLLRRADVAMYQAKRDRTGVEVYEIKRDSNTPDRLGLLGDLRRALDAHEVELHYQPKVRFDGQVAGLEALVRWVHPERGKVPPDEFIAIAESSGLMPHLTEYVLETALEQVAKWRSQKLFVPVAVNVSPRDVHTPGFAGSVAARLARHGVPPGALQLEITEHVLLEDPQRAADTLAALTAHGVKMSLDDFGTGYSSLVHLRRLPVSELKIDRSFVARLAVDTEDSEIVRCTVDLAHSLGLLVVAEGVEDDETWERLRDMGCDAVQGWLVAAAMPPEEATAWLLARGTRGWQRPRAALPAAE
- the ligA gene encoding NAD-dependent DNA ligase LigA, encoding MAGEQHAQTTSVPAEARDRHAQLAERIEEHRFRYYVNDAPVVSDAEFDKLLRTLEALEEEHPELRTPDSPTQKVSGAYETDFTSVEHRSRMLSLDNAFDDLELAAWAERVHKDVGASEHHFLCELKVDGLAVNLTYENGRLTRAATRGDGRTGEDITPNVRTIAEIPDRLTGGRVPDLVEIRGEVYFPMEKFEELNARLVEGGDKPFANPRNAAAGSLRQKDPRVTATRPLHMVVHGIGALEGYDPLTRLSEAYKLLHEWGLPTTRYAKQVDDLDGVREFIAYYGENRHSVEHEIDGVVVKLDEIPLQGRLGSTSRAPRWAIAWKYAPEEVNTKLINIRVGVGRTGRVTPYAQVEPVTVAGSEVEFATLHNQDVVKAKGVLIGDTVVLRKAGDVIPEILGPVADLRDGTEKPFEMPAECPECGTPLRPMKEADVDLRCPNGQSCPAQLRERLFYLGGRKCLDIENFGYVAAAALTKPLEPAEPPLVDEGDLFDLTIERLLPIKAYVLDQDSGLPKRDPKTGEEKIVTVFANQEGEPRKNAVSMLANIAAAKERPLARIITGLSIRHVGPVAAEALAREFRSIERIEQASEEELATTDGVGPIIAASLKEWFAVDWHQEILRKWRAAGVRMEEEGSGEDEGPRPLEGLTVVVTGTLEHHTRDGAKEALQSRGAKVTGSVSKKTSFVVVGDNPGSKFDKAMQLKVPVLNEDGFAVLLEQGPEAAAEAALPHQE